Proteins encoded by one window of Drosophila melanogaster chromosome X:
- the Usp2 gene encoding ubiquitin specific protease 2, isoform D yields the protein MRVIAPRRSSTSAAGSGSLYGTSAVGTSSGSTTSSNSTSGSHHISITGSGAVDRTSGGAATNGYSRISSSYDRGSSLSKWLPTSSGGSNSSGYGSSYYPTSYSTFSANSGSSSASYAPRSSVQRSSVGTTSSTSYMSGGSGSSSSAYRTSSYLSGSSYDSPTYSRYGLPRKAASRITTNGDSLSGSAKREDYGLRRGHDTVKKPPISGGSVGHNCSSSTASRDTKAVDGNKRLSSSSSSPSLARLVATSGLDIYEKYSPANYKPNCELSRSRSGHSETDLENGSNKETTPTCTVTLDRPWSSTSRYSRLYRNSSDAGGDSSASAKKLGSGKYSISSSSSSGDVPTATFTLRSKRTRRNQAEEVPTSTGVEQAGPAAPPPTPPPPPPPPPPTNGHKPAESNGGLEAKLNGLSLLSTSPKRNAIYERNQETADDAGVSQDTADNADVSTSATFKLNDSSKTLARSGTGSSSTARSVLPPMTPTSSRYWDRDSGTSRSSIGTSSALNSSSLKHNSDDGYKTASSSRDEKSEGLCGLRNIGNTCFMNSVIQCLSHTQELTRFLRSHHGSRSLSTKDQQILHEFAKLIQEMWTANVHTVTPMELKRAFSTKHRMYSDYNQQDAQEFLRFFLDSLHSALNSGVKGETLNIDDNLSDNKKADLTWEWYTRHENSLVRDLFVGQLKSTLKCTTCGNTSVTFDPFWDLSVPLPSSSRCKLEACLDLFIREEVLDGDEMPTCAKCKTRRKCTKSFTIQRFPKYLVIHLKRFSETRWSKLSNIVEFPTSDSELNMGSYGANSNSNVHYSLYAISNHMGSTAGGHYVALCKHPVSRKWHEFNDNIVSDALSENHLVSSSAYILFYERT from the exons ATGCGTGTAATTGCGCCGCGTAGATCGTCAACGTCAGCGGCGGGCAGCGGCAGTCTCTACGGTACATCGGCGGTCGGCACCTCCAGcggcagcaccaccagcagcaactccaCCAGCGGCAGTCACCACATCAGCATCACCGGAAGCGGTGCGGTGGATCGGACCAGCGGAGGCGCCGCCACGAACGGTTACTCCCGCATATCGAGCAGCTACGACCGCGGCAGCAGTCTGTCCAAGTGGCTGCCCACCTCGTCCGGCGGCTCCAACTCGTCGGGCTACGGCAGCAGCTACTATcccacctcttactcaacgtTCTCCGCCAACAGCGGCTCCTCAAGCGCCTCGTATGCGCCGCGCTCCAGTGTGCAGAGGAGCAGCGTTGGTACCACGTCGTCAACGTCGTATATGAGCGGCGGATCCGGCAGCAGCTCGTCCGCCTACCGCACCTCCTCGTATCTGAGCGGGTCCAGCTATGATTCACCTACGTACAGCCGATACGGA TTACCGCGCAAAGCGGCGTCCAGAATTACCACCAACGGGGACAGCTTGAGCGGATCGGCCAAGAGGGAGGACTACGGTCTACGGCGTGGTCATGATACCGTCAAGAAACCACCGATCAGCGGAGGGAGTGTTGGccacaactgcagcagcagcactgcGAGTAGAGACACCAAAGCCGTCGATGGCAACAAACGGCTGTCCAGTTCATCCTCATCTCCATCGCTGGCCCGTTTGGTGGCCACCTCCGGACTGGACATTTATGAAAAGTACAGTCCGGCCAACTATAAACCCAACTGTGAACTGTCACGTTCCAGGTCGGGGCATTCTGAGACGGATCTAGAAAACGGAAGCAACAAGGAGACGACGCCCACCTGTACGGTGACCCTGGATAGGCCATGGAGCAGCACCAGTCGATACAGCCGCCTGTACAGGAACAGCAGCGATGCAGGAGGGGACTCCTCGGCTTCCGCGAAAAAATTGGGCTCCGGCAAGTACTCGattagcagcagcagtagcagtgGCGATGTGCCCACGGCCACCTTTACACTCCGAAGCAAACGCACGCGGCGCAATCAAGCGGAGGAGGTACCCACGAGCACGGGAGTAGAGCAGGCAGGCCCAGCAGCTCCACCACCgacgccaccaccaccgccaccacctccaccacccACAAATGGCCACAAGCCGGCTGAATCGAATGGCGGACTGGAAGCCAAATTAAACGGTCTATCTCTGCTCTCAACTTCACCCAAAAGAAATGCCATTTACGAACGAAATCAGGAGACCGCCGATGATGCAGGTGTTAGCCAGGATACTGCGGACAATGCCGATGTGAGCACCTCGGCCACATTTAAGCTAAACGACAGCAGCAAG ACGTTGGCGAGAAGTGGCACTGGGAGTAGCAGCACTGCCCGGAGCGTCCTGCCGCCCATGACGCCTACGTCAAGTCGGTACTGGGATCGGGACAGCGGcaccagccgcagcagcataGGCACCTCCTCCGCACTGAACTCGTCATCCCTGAAACATAACTCGGATGATGGCTACAAGACCGCCTCCTCTTCGCGGGATGAGAAGTCCGAAG GTCTGTGCGGTCTGCGAAACATTGGGAACACTTGCTTTATGAACTCGGTCATCCAGTGCCTGAGTCACACTCAAGAGCTGACCCGCTTCTTGCGGTCGCACCACGGCTCTCGTTCGTTATCCACCAAGGATCAGCAGATACTCCACG AATTTGCCAAACTCATTCAGGAGATGTGGACCGCTAACGTGCACACGGTGACGCCCATGGAGCTAAAGAGGGCGTTCTCGACCAAACATCGCATGTACAGCGACTACAACCAACAGGATGCGCAGGAGTTCCTGCGTTTTTTCCTTGACTCGCTGCATTCGGCCCTCAATTCGGGCGTCAAGGGTGAGACGCTCAACATTGACGATAATCTCAG TGACAATAAGAAGGCGGACTTGACCTGGGAGTGGTATACGCGGCACGAGAACTCTCTGGTGCGCGACCTGTTTGTGGGTCAGCTCAAAAGCACACTGAAGTGCACCACCTGCGGTAACACCAGCGTCACCTTTGATCCGTTCTGGGATCTGAGTGTACCGTTGCCGTCTTCGTCCCGCTGCAAGCTAGAAGCTTGCCTCGACCTCTTTATCCGCGAAGAGGTCCTTGACGGCGACGAAATGCCCACGTGCGCCAAGTGCAAGACACGGCGAAAATGCACCAAGAGCTTCACCATTCAACGTTTCCCCAAATATCTTGTTATAC ACCTAAAACGCTTTTCGGAGACACGCTGGAGCAAGCTGTCCAACATCGTTGAATTTCCCACATCAGACAGCGAGCTGAACATGGGCTCCTATGGCGCCAACTCCAACTCGAATGTGCATTACTCGCTCTATGCGATATCCAATCATATGG GGTCAACGGCTGGTGGTCATTATGTTGCCCTTTGCAAGCATCCAGTTTCCCGCAAGTGGCACGAATTTAATGATAATAT AGTCAGCGATGCCTTGTCCGAAAACCATCTCGTTTCATCCAGTGCCTATATTCTTTTCTACGAGCGTACGTAA
- the Usp2 gene encoding ubiquitin specific protease 2, isoform K produces MNSVIQCLSHTQELTRFLRSHHGSRSLSTKDQQILHEFAKLIQEMWTANVHTVTPMELKRAFSTKHRMYSDYNQQDAQEFLRFFLDSLHSALNSGVKGETLNIDDNLSDNKKADLTWEWYTRHENSLVRDLFVGQLKSTLKCTTCGNTSVTFDPFWDLSVPLPSSSRCKLEACLDLFIREEVLDGDEMPTCAKCKTRRKCTKSFTIQRFPKYLVIHLKRFSETRWSKLSNIVEFPTSDSELNMGSYGANSNSNVHYSLYAISNHMGSTAGGHYVALCKHPVSRKWHEFNDNIVSDALSENHLVSSSAYILFYERT; encoded by the exons ATGAACTCGGTCATCCAGTGCCTGAGTCACACTCAAGAGCTGACCCGCTTCTTGCGGTCGCACCACGGCTCTCGTTCGTTATCCACCAAGGATCAGCAGATACTCCACG AATTTGCCAAACTCATTCAGGAGATGTGGACCGCTAACGTGCACACGGTGACGCCCATGGAGCTAAAGAGGGCGTTCTCGACCAAACATCGCATGTACAGCGACTACAACCAACAGGATGCGCAGGAGTTCCTGCGTTTTTTCCTTGACTCGCTGCATTCGGCCCTCAATTCGGGCGTCAAGGGTGAGACGCTCAACATTGACGATAATCTCAG TGACAATAAGAAGGCGGACTTGACCTGGGAGTGGTATACGCGGCACGAGAACTCTCTGGTGCGCGACCTGTTTGTGGGTCAGCTCAAAAGCACACTGAAGTGCACCACCTGCGGTAACACCAGCGTCACCTTTGATCCGTTCTGGGATCTGAGTGTACCGTTGCCGTCTTCGTCCCGCTGCAAGCTAGAAGCTTGCCTCGACCTCTTTATCCGCGAAGAGGTCCTTGACGGCGACGAAATGCCCACGTGCGCCAAGTGCAAGACACGGCGAAAATGCACCAAGAGCTTCACCATTCAACGTTTCCCCAAATATCTTGTTATAC ACCTAAAACGCTTTTCGGAGACACGCTGGAGCAAGCTGTCCAACATCGTTGAATTTCCCACATCAGACAGCGAGCTGAACATGGGCTCCTATGGCGCCAACTCCAACTCGAATGTGCATTACTCGCTCTATGCGATATCCAATCATATGG GGTCAACGGCTGGTGGTCATTATGTTGCCCTTTGCAAGCATCCAGTTTCCCGCAAGTGGCACGAATTTAATGATAATAT AGTCAGCGATGCCTTGTCCGAAAACCATCTCGTTTCATCCAGTGCCTATATTCTTTTCTACGAGCGTACGTAA
- the Usp2 gene encoding ubiquitin specific protease 2, isoform G — protein MMLDIKKTRGFHKIPQASKLQSTTKTSSVVATSASSQNEVPSPGGSAGSKVGATNPVRAANQRFFLVSSYKDPTFLKAECDLAHAHVTTSKVKTTLQPHRRSRAGEDSRNNNYNTSRAPTLINMRRPSLFNGNQQPTTTNSTTINNTTSRNTTSNTSNGVLKYSVRSTTATATSTSTRNYGKLKPLNNNQTTAGVAMMNGHTNNNNNNTRNSSNINNGGNNNMQRQQQQHDDISFIDSDDPPATGGPEAGISTTKTSICYFKPITPPLQLRHEQNQVQQQEEQPQPSSSKSASHRYPRPKSTIIASAHSNFAASFEKFSGGLYRQTNGETNIESKTSSNARRYGIDSLSIKASIEKFNNLSGQKRQNPGSGSGIGPGSATASGLGGGRLSVASRSNHGSQAGGSSSNLQQRYSSDLDNIRVAAGYSSSLTRAAYRTTATMNSVSTPVAVTSELGGPISGDGGETATAMGQPTSKVTVRGAHSNRQPIECDSVVLTNKASKDATTAATPTVATATATHTPATSSVSTVTVTAAAPNSASDSTLARSGTGSSSTARSVLPPMTPTSSRYWDRDSGTSRSSIGTSSALNSSSLKHNSDDGYKTASSSRDEKSEGLCGLRNIGNTCFMNSVIQCLSHTQELTRFLRSHHGSRSLSTKDQQILHEFAKLIQEMWTANVHTVTPMELKRAFSTKHRMYSDYNQQDAQEFLRFFLDSLHSALNSGVKGETLNIDDNLSDNKKADLTWEWYTRHENSLVRDLFVGQLKSTLKCTTCGNTSVTFDPFWDLSVPLPSSSRCKLEACLDLFIREEVLDGDEMPTCAKCKTRRKCTKSFTIQRFPKYLVIHLKRFSETRWSKLSNIVEFPTSDSELNMGSYGANSNSNVHYSLYAISNHMGSTAGGHYVALCKHPVSRKWHEFNDNIVSDALSENHLVSSSAYILFYERT, from the exons ATGATGTTAGACATTAAGAAGACCAGAGGATTCCACAAGATTCCACAGGCATCCAAATTACAGTCAACAACGAAAACATCATCAGTAGTAGCCACATCAGCATCAAGTCAAAACGAAGTGCCATCACCAGGAGGATCGGCTGGATCAAAAGTTGGAGCTACCAATCCAGTGCGAGCGGCCAACCAGCGCTTCTTCCTAGTGTCCAGCTACAAGGACCCCACATTTCTGAAGGCCGAATGCGACCTGGCCCATGCCCATGTGACAACCAGCAAAGTGAAAACCACGTTGCAACCGCACCGGCGGAGTCGTGCTGGTGAGGATTCAAggaacaacaactacaacactAGCCGGGCACCAACGCTGATTAATATGCGACGCCCGTCTCTGTTCAATGGCAATCAGCAACCAACCACCACCAACAGCACCACCATCAACAACACCACCAGCAGGAACACCACCAGTAACACCAGCAACGGGGTGCTCAAGTACAGCGTGCGCTCCACGACGGCAACTGCAACTTCAACGTCTACCAGGAACTACGGCAAGCTGAAACCGCTCAATAACAACCAAACGACCGCTGGAGTAGCTATGATGAATGGACacaccaataataataacaacaacaccagaaacagcagcaacatcaacaacggTGGCAATAACAACATGCAAcgccaacaacagcagcacgATGACATAAGCTTCATAGACAGCGATGATCCGCCGGCAACTGGTGGCCCTGAAGCCGGAATATCGACAACCAAGACGAGCATTTGTTACTTCAAGCCCATCACCCcgccgctgcagctgcggcACGAGCAAAATCAAGTTCAGCAACAGGAAGAACAGCCGCAGCCCAGCAGCTCCAAGTCTGCCAGCCATCGCTATCCACGACCCAAGTCCACTATTATAGCATCGGCCCACTCGAATTTTGCGGCCAGCTTTGAGAAGTTTAGTGGTGGCCTCTATAGGCAGACCAATGGCGAGACGAACATTGAGAGCAAGACCAGTAGCAATGCCAGAAGATACGGCATTGATTCATTGAGTATTAAGGCCTCGATAGAGAAGTTCAACAACCTCAGTGGCCAGAAGAGACAAAATCCGGGCTCTGGATCAGGTATAGGACCTGGCAGTGCTACAGCGTCCGGTTTAGGAGGAGGACGGCTGTCTGTGGCTAGCCGTAGCAATCACGGATCGCAGGCAGGCGGTAGCAGCAGCAATCTGCAGCAGCGCTACAGCAGCGATCTGGACAACATACGCGTGGCGGCTGGGTATAGTAGTTCCCTGACCAGAGCAGCCTATCGGACTACAGCCACAATGAATAGTGTTAGCACACCGGTAGCGGTAACCTCTGAACTAGGCGGTCCTATTAGTGGCGATGGAGGAGAAACCGCCACGGCAATGGGTCAGCCCACAAGCAAGGTAACGGTGAGGGGTGCTCACAGCAACCGGCAGCCAATCGAATGCGATAGCGTGGTCTTGACCAACAAGGCAAGCAAGGATGCAACGACAGCGGCAACACCTActgttgccactgccacagcAACACATACACCAGCCACGTCTTCCGTATCCACAGTCACAGTCACCGCCGCAGCTCCAAACTCCGCCAGCGATAGT ACGTTGGCGAGAAGTGGCACTGGGAGTAGCAGCACTGCCCGGAGCGTCCTGCCGCCCATGACGCCTACGTCAAGTCGGTACTGGGATCGGGACAGCGGcaccagccgcagcagcataGGCACCTCCTCCGCACTGAACTCGTCATCCCTGAAACATAACTCGGATGATGGCTACAAGACCGCCTCCTCTTCGCGGGATGAGAAGTCCGAAG GTCTGTGCGGTCTGCGAAACATTGGGAACACTTGCTTTATGAACTCGGTCATCCAGTGCCTGAGTCACACTCAAGAGCTGACCCGCTTCTTGCGGTCGCACCACGGCTCTCGTTCGTTATCCACCAAGGATCAGCAGATACTCCACG AATTTGCCAAACTCATTCAGGAGATGTGGACCGCTAACGTGCACACGGTGACGCCCATGGAGCTAAAGAGGGCGTTCTCGACCAAACATCGCATGTACAGCGACTACAACCAACAGGATGCGCAGGAGTTCCTGCGTTTTTTCCTTGACTCGCTGCATTCGGCCCTCAATTCGGGCGTCAAGGGTGAGACGCTCAACATTGACGATAATCTCAG TGACAATAAGAAGGCGGACTTGACCTGGGAGTGGTATACGCGGCACGAGAACTCTCTGGTGCGCGACCTGTTTGTGGGTCAGCTCAAAAGCACACTGAAGTGCACCACCTGCGGTAACACCAGCGTCACCTTTGATCCGTTCTGGGATCTGAGTGTACCGTTGCCGTCTTCGTCCCGCTGCAAGCTAGAAGCTTGCCTCGACCTCTTTATCCGCGAAGAGGTCCTTGACGGCGACGAAATGCCCACGTGCGCCAAGTGCAAGACACGGCGAAAATGCACCAAGAGCTTCACCATTCAACGTTTCCCCAAATATCTTGTTATAC ACCTAAAACGCTTTTCGGAGACACGCTGGAGCAAGCTGTCCAACATCGTTGAATTTCCCACATCAGACAGCGAGCTGAACATGGGCTCCTATGGCGCCAACTCCAACTCGAATGTGCATTACTCGCTCTATGCGATATCCAATCATATGG GGTCAACGGCTGGTGGTCATTATGTTGCCCTTTGCAAGCATCCAGTTTCCCGCAAGTGGCACGAATTTAATGATAATAT AGTCAGCGATGCCTTGTCCGAAAACCATCTCGTTTCATCCAGTGCCTATATTCTTTTCTACGAGCGTACGTAA
- the Usp2 gene encoding ubiquitin specific protease 2, isoform I, which translates to MMLDIKKTRGFHKIPQASKLQSTTKTSSVVATSASSQNEVPSPGGSAGSKVGATNPVRAANQRFFLVSSYKDPTFLKAECDLAHAHVTTSKVKTTLQPHRRSRAGEDSRNNNYNTSRAPTLINMRRPSLFNGNQQPTTTNSTTINNTTSRNTTSNTSNGVLKYSVRSTTATATSTSTRNYGKLKPLNNNQTTAGVAMMNGHTNNNNNNTRNSSNINNGGNNNMQRQQQQHDDISFIDSDDPPATGGPEAGISTTKTSICYFKPITPPLQLRHEQNQVQQQEEQPQPSSSKSASHRYPRPKSTIIASAHSNFAASFEKFSGGLYRQTNGETNIESKTSSNARRYGIDSLSIKASIEKFNNLSGQKRQNPGSGSGIGPGSATASGLGGGRLSVASRSNHGSQAGGSSSNLQQRYSSDLDNIRVAAGYSSSLTRAAYRTTATMNSVSTPVAVTSELGGPISGDGGETATAMGQPTSKVTVRGAHSNRQPIECDSVVLTNKASKDATTAATPTVATATATHTPATSSVSTVTVTAAAPNSASDSVSRSLARSPISSTLARSGTGSSSTARSVLPPMTPTSSRYWDRDSGTSRSSIGTSSALNSSSLKHNSDDGYKTASSSRDEKSEGLCGLRNIGNTCFMNSVIQCLSHTQELTRFLRSHHGSRSLSTKDQQILHEFAKLIQEMWTANVHTVTPMELKRAFSTKHRMYSDYNQQDAQEFLRFFLDSLHSALNSGVKGETLNIDDNLSDNKKADLTWEWYTRHENSLVRDLFVGQLKSTLKCTTCGNTSVTFDPFWDLSVPLPSSSRCKLEACLDLFIREEVLDGDEMPTCAKCKTRRKCTKSFTIQRFPKYLVIHLKRFSETRWSKLSNIVEFPTSDSELNMGSYGANSNSNVHYSLYAISNHMGSTAGGHYVALCKHPVSRKWHEFNDNIVSDALSENHLVSSSAYILFYERT; encoded by the exons ATGATGTTAGACATTAAGAAGACCAGAGGATTCCACAAGATTCCACAGGCATCCAAATTACAGTCAACAACGAAAACATCATCAGTAGTAGCCACATCAGCATCAAGTCAAAACGAAGTGCCATCACCAGGAGGATCGGCTGGATCAAAAGTTGGAGCTACCAATCCAGTGCGAGCGGCCAACCAGCGCTTCTTCCTAGTGTCCAGCTACAAGGACCCCACATTTCTGAAGGCCGAATGCGACCTGGCCCATGCCCATGTGACAACCAGCAAAGTGAAAACCACGTTGCAACCGCACCGGCGGAGTCGTGCTGGTGAGGATTCAAggaacaacaactacaacactAGCCGGGCACCAACGCTGATTAATATGCGACGCCCGTCTCTGTTCAATGGCAATCAGCAACCAACCACCACCAACAGCACCACCATCAACAACACCACCAGCAGGAACACCACCAGTAACACCAGCAACGGGGTGCTCAAGTACAGCGTGCGCTCCACGACGGCAACTGCAACTTCAACGTCTACCAGGAACTACGGCAAGCTGAAACCGCTCAATAACAACCAAACGACCGCTGGAGTAGCTATGATGAATGGACacaccaataataataacaacaacaccagaaacagcagcaacatcaacaacggTGGCAATAACAACATGCAAcgccaacaacagcagcacgATGACATAAGCTTCATAGACAGCGATGATCCGCCGGCAACTGGTGGCCCTGAAGCCGGAATATCGACAACCAAGACGAGCATTTGTTACTTCAAGCCCATCACCCcgccgctgcagctgcggcACGAGCAAAATCAAGTTCAGCAACAGGAAGAACAGCCGCAGCCCAGCAGCTCCAAGTCTGCCAGCCATCGCTATCCACGACCCAAGTCCACTATTATAGCATCGGCCCACTCGAATTTTGCGGCCAGCTTTGAGAAGTTTAGTGGTGGCCTCTATAGGCAGACCAATGGCGAGACGAACATTGAGAGCAAGACCAGTAGCAATGCCAGAAGATACGGCATTGATTCATTGAGTATTAAGGCCTCGATAGAGAAGTTCAACAACCTCAGTGGCCAGAAGAGACAAAATCCGGGCTCTGGATCAGGTATAGGACCTGGCAGTGCTACAGCGTCCGGTTTAGGAGGAGGACGGCTGTCTGTGGCTAGCCGTAGCAATCACGGATCGCAGGCAGGCGGTAGCAGCAGCAATCTGCAGCAGCGCTACAGCAGCGATCTGGACAACATACGCGTGGCGGCTGGGTATAGTAGTTCCCTGACCAGAGCAGCCTATCGGACTACAGCCACAATGAATAGTGTTAGCACACCGGTAGCGGTAACCTCTGAACTAGGCGGTCCTATTAGTGGCGATGGAGGAGAAACCGCCACGGCAATGGGTCAGCCCACAAGCAAGGTAACGGTGAGGGGTGCTCACAGCAACCGGCAGCCAATCGAATGCGATAGCGTGGTCTTGACCAACAAGGCAAGCAAGGATGCAACGACAGCGGCAACACCTActgttgccactgccacagcAACACATACACCAGCCACGTCTTCCGTATCCACAGTCACAGTCACCGCCGCAGCTCCAAACTCCGCCAGCGATAGTGTAAGTCGGTCCTTGGCCAGGTCACCGATCAGTTCA ACGTTGGCGAGAAGTGGCACTGGGAGTAGCAGCACTGCCCGGAGCGTCCTGCCGCCCATGACGCCTACGTCAAGTCGGTACTGGGATCGGGACAGCGGcaccagccgcagcagcataGGCACCTCCTCCGCACTGAACTCGTCATCCCTGAAACATAACTCGGATGATGGCTACAAGACCGCCTCCTCTTCGCGGGATGAGAAGTCCGAAG GTCTGTGCGGTCTGCGAAACATTGGGAACACTTGCTTTATGAACTCGGTCATCCAGTGCCTGAGTCACACTCAAGAGCTGACCCGCTTCTTGCGGTCGCACCACGGCTCTCGTTCGTTATCCACCAAGGATCAGCAGATACTCCACG AATTTGCCAAACTCATTCAGGAGATGTGGACCGCTAACGTGCACACGGTGACGCCCATGGAGCTAAAGAGGGCGTTCTCGACCAAACATCGCATGTACAGCGACTACAACCAACAGGATGCGCAGGAGTTCCTGCGTTTTTTCCTTGACTCGCTGCATTCGGCCCTCAATTCGGGCGTCAAGGGTGAGACGCTCAACATTGACGATAATCTCAG TGACAATAAGAAGGCGGACTTGACCTGGGAGTGGTATACGCGGCACGAGAACTCTCTGGTGCGCGACCTGTTTGTGGGTCAGCTCAAAAGCACACTGAAGTGCACCACCTGCGGTAACACCAGCGTCACCTTTGATCCGTTCTGGGATCTGAGTGTACCGTTGCCGTCTTCGTCCCGCTGCAAGCTAGAAGCTTGCCTCGACCTCTTTATCCGCGAAGAGGTCCTTGACGGCGACGAAATGCCCACGTGCGCCAAGTGCAAGACACGGCGAAAATGCACCAAGAGCTTCACCATTCAACGTTTCCCCAAATATCTTGTTATAC ACCTAAAACGCTTTTCGGAGACACGCTGGAGCAAGCTGTCCAACATCGTTGAATTTCCCACATCAGACAGCGAGCTGAACATGGGCTCCTATGGCGCCAACTCCAACTCGAATGTGCATTACTCGCTCTATGCGATATCCAATCATATGG GGTCAACGGCTGGTGGTCATTATGTTGCCCTTTGCAAGCATCCAGTTTCCCGCAAGTGGCACGAATTTAATGATAATAT AGTCAGCGATGCCTTGTCCGAAAACCATCTCGTTTCATCCAGTGCCTATATTCTTTTCTACGAGCGTACGTAA
- the Usp2 gene encoding ubiquitin specific protease 2, isoform H → MRVIAPRRSSTSAAGSGSLYGTSAVGTSSGSTTSSNSTSGSHHISITGSGAVDRTSGGAATNGYSRISSSYDRGSSLSKWLPTSSGGSNSSGYGSSYYPTSYSTFSANSGSSSASYAPRSSVQRSSVGTTSSTSYMSGGSGSSSSAYRTSSYLSGSSYDSPTYSRYGTLARSGTGSSSTARSVLPPMTPTSSRYWDRDSGTSRSSIGTSSALNSSSLKHNSDDGYKTASSSRDEKSEGLCGLRNIGNTCFMNSVIQCLSHTQELTRFLRSHHGSRSLSTKDQQILHEFAKLIQEMWTANVHTVTPMELKRAFSTKHRMYSDYNQQDAQEFLRFFLDSLHSALNSGVKGETLNIDDNLSDNKKADLTWEWYTRHENSLVRDLFVGQLKSTLKCTTCGNTSVTFDPFWDLSVPLPSSSRCKLEACLDLFIREEVLDGDEMPTCAKCKTRRKCTKSFTIQRFPKYLVIHLKRFSETRWSKLSNIVEFPTSDSELNMGSYGANSNSNVHYSLYAISNHMGSTAGGHYVALCKHPVSRKWHEFNDNIVSDALSENHLVSSSAYILFYERT, encoded by the exons ATGCGTGTAATTGCGCCGCGTAGATCGTCAACGTCAGCGGCGGGCAGCGGCAGTCTCTACGGTACATCGGCGGTCGGCACCTCCAGcggcagcaccaccagcagcaactccaCCAGCGGCAGTCACCACATCAGCATCACCGGAAGCGGTGCGGTGGATCGGACCAGCGGAGGCGCCGCCACGAACGGTTACTCCCGCATATCGAGCAGCTACGACCGCGGCAGCAGTCTGTCCAAGTGGCTGCCCACCTCGTCCGGCGGCTCCAACTCGTCGGGCTACGGCAGCAGCTACTATcccacctcttactcaacgtTCTCCGCCAACAGCGGCTCCTCAAGCGCCTCGTATGCGCCGCGCTCCAGTGTGCAGAGGAGCAGCGTTGGTACCACGTCGTCAACGTCGTATATGAGCGGCGGATCCGGCAGCAGCTCGTCCGCCTACCGCACCTCCTCGTATCTGAGCGGGTCCAGCTATGATTCACCTACGTACAGCCGATACGGA ACGTTGGCGAGAAGTGGCACTGGGAGTAGCAGCACTGCCCGGAGCGTCCTGCCGCCCATGACGCCTACGTCAAGTCGGTACTGGGATCGGGACAGCGGcaccagccgcagcagcataGGCACCTCCTCCGCACTGAACTCGTCATCCCTGAAACATAACTCGGATGATGGCTACAAGACCGCCTCCTCTTCGCGGGATGAGAAGTCCGAAG GTCTGTGCGGTCTGCGAAACATTGGGAACACTTGCTTTATGAACTCGGTCATCCAGTGCCTGAGTCACACTCAAGAGCTGACCCGCTTCTTGCGGTCGCACCACGGCTCTCGTTCGTTATCCACCAAGGATCAGCAGATACTCCACG AATTTGCCAAACTCATTCAGGAGATGTGGACCGCTAACGTGCACACGGTGACGCCCATGGAGCTAAAGAGGGCGTTCTCGACCAAACATCGCATGTACAGCGACTACAACCAACAGGATGCGCAGGAGTTCCTGCGTTTTTTCCTTGACTCGCTGCATTCGGCCCTCAATTCGGGCGTCAAGGGTGAGACGCTCAACATTGACGATAATCTCAG TGACAATAAGAAGGCGGACTTGACCTGGGAGTGGTATACGCGGCACGAGAACTCTCTGGTGCGCGACCTGTTTGTGGGTCAGCTCAAAAGCACACTGAAGTGCACCACCTGCGGTAACACCAGCGTCACCTTTGATCCGTTCTGGGATCTGAGTGTACCGTTGCCGTCTTCGTCCCGCTGCAAGCTAGAAGCTTGCCTCGACCTCTTTATCCGCGAAGAGGTCCTTGACGGCGACGAAATGCCCACGTGCGCCAAGTGCAAGACACGGCGAAAATGCACCAAGAGCTTCACCATTCAACGTTTCCCCAAATATCTTGTTATAC ACCTAAAACGCTTTTCGGAGACACGCTGGAGCAAGCTGTCCAACATCGTTGAATTTCCCACATCAGACAGCGAGCTGAACATGGGCTCCTATGGCGCCAACTCCAACTCGAATGTGCATTACTCGCTCTATGCGATATCCAATCATATGG GGTCAACGGCTGGTGGTCATTATGTTGCCCTTTGCAAGCATCCAGTTTCCCGCAAGTGGCACGAATTTAATGATAATAT AGTCAGCGATGCCTTGTCCGAAAACCATCTCGTTTCATCCAGTGCCTATATTCTTTTCTACGAGCGTACGTAA